The Calothrix sp. PCC 7507 DNA segment GCAATGCCAAATTCAGTCCCAGCAAACATATCAGCTAGCGATCGATCAAAAGATTGCATGAGGTTAGCGATCGGTAAAATTTGCGCCTTAATCCCCAGATTTTCACTCAATGCCAAAGCATCACTGATAGAATGTTCGGAACTATAAGGTGAAGGCATCAGGATACCGAGGACATTTTCTTTACCAAGTGCAGCAACAGCAATCGCCGCTACTAGTGAAGAATCAATCCCTCCACTTAAACCCAATACTACCTTAGAAAAACGACACTTACGGGCATAATCTCGCACACCCAAAACCAAAGCCTGCCAAATCTCATCATCTTCAGATGCAAATGGGGATGCGACAGTAGCCGATTTTAAATCCTGCTGTGTTTCGTCAAATTCAACTACTACCAAATCAGTTGTAAAACCACTAGCACGGCTAATGATTTCACCTTGACGATTCATCGCAAAACTGCAACCATCAAAGATTAAATCATCATTTCCTCCCACCTGATTAGCATAGATCATCGGTTGTTGAAAACGAACCGCACTATGCCTCAGCATCACTTCTCGAAACTGTTGCTTACCGACACTGTAAGGTGAAGCGGATAAATTCACAATCAAATCCACACCGATAATTGCCAAATCAGCGATGGGATTTACTGTATAACTACGTTTGCCCCAAAATTCTTCATCATTCCATAAATCTTCGCAAATTGTGACACCGATATCGATATTATCTAGAGTGAAATAATTAGCTTGTAATCCTGGCTCAAAATAGCGGCGTTCATCAAATACATCATAGGTAGGCAAAAGCCGTTTATGAAAAACTTGCTTGACCTGTCCCTCTTCTAACAAAGCTATGCTGTTAAATAAAGATTTACCACCTGTGATATGCGC contains these protein-coding regions:
- a CDS encoding NAD+ synthase, yielding MKIAIAQLNPTIGDLPGNAQQILEAAKQAAAEGARLLLTPELSLCGYPPRDLLLNPSFVAAMGVTLQQLAQDLPPNLAVLVGTVEENLKAHITGGKSLFNSIALLEEGQVKQVFHKRLLPTYDVFDERRYFEPGLQANYFTLDNIDIGVTICEDLWNDEEFWGKRSYTVNPIADLAIIGVDLIVNLSASPYSVGKQQFREVMLRHSAVRFQQPMIYANQVGGNDDLIFDGCSFAMNRQGEIISRASGFTTDLVVVEFDETQQDLKSATVASPFASEDDEIWQALVLGVRDYARKCRFSKVVLGLSGGIDSSLVAAIAVAALGKENVLGILMPSPYSSEHSISDALALSENLGIKAQILPIANLMQSFDRSLADMFAGTEFGIAEENLQSRIRGNLLMAIANKFGYLLLSTGNKSEMAVGYCTLYGDMNGGLAVISDVPKTRVYSLCHYLNRDREIIPQNVLNKAPSAELKPGQVDQDSLPPYEILDDILQRLIHNHQSADQVVAAGHDPVIVDRVIQMVARAEFKRRQAPPGLKITDRAFGTGWRMPIASNWFALKNAYPAKASPTPTLK